ggagggagcagcagcaggaggaggaggaggatggggctgccctggccctttgctcgtcggaggaccccggccgctgcccaggtgccagggcaggtgggctctggctgcagcagggcgctctttggccagcccctggcagccctctgcggggaggacggctccctgccccggcccatccaggtaagccagcctggccgggggggtccccagccctccagatgcTCCCTAGAGGCGGTGGGAgccctccctccggctgctccacagggcgtccccaggagctgcggggATGGTggcttgggctcttcacccccagcaaggagctcgctctggggcagtgctctggccaccgctgtcggaaggcagctcctcggccaagcaactgtcctcctgcctctcctgcaggagctgctggctgtcctgcgccGGGAAGGACCGTCGACGGAGGGGATATTCCGCAAAGCTGCCAGCGGGACGGAACttcgggagctgcgggaggccctggaccGCGACGCCGATGTCGACCTGGGCAACCAGCCTGCACTCCTGCTGGCCGccgtcttgaaggtgagcgcttctgacctgcggctggaggagctcctggccggcctggaaacttcaaaggctcacccagagcccttggcattgcaggacttcctccgaagcatccccgacaagctgctggtgacccacctctacgaggactggatggcagccatggagaggaccagcaaggaggagaaggtctccgagctgaaagcgtaagtgcgggcagcagcctgcctgttgagcaggagccctggccgctggctgagagcacctggaaagctgggcaactcagccgctggctcccccctgccttggaCAACAGGCCTgggcaaaatctgctttgtcaaCCTAGTgtccctgttccctcagggtggccgagaagttgcctgcagccaacctcttcctcctcaagcggctgctgtccctcctccagcacatcggccgcaacgcagccaccagcaggatgagctgcagcaacctggccatctgccttgggccaaacctgctgagcccacccGACGAGGagctgctcccgctccaggccatgctggaggtgaccgagaaggtgcgctgtgttggcaagccggctgcagccttgccggcctatccgagcttggctgctcagaggtccctggctgcctcctcccttgagcaaatgccggtggggtggctgcctgcaaaggcagccccgcagccacagccatctgtgcagaggcaagggtcgggagtgggaaaggctgcttgggacaacttcaggcagctgggttgagagcaagggtttgatgtgtgcaggtgaacacgCTGGCgctgtttatgattgaaaattgCGGCGACAttgttggggaggaggtggctggccgctcctgtccatcagctgGGGAGTCGCCAGCCCCcacggacggagccacaggtatgaggaggaactgagggctgtcccaggctggggctcgggataccagaaacctcaacgTCAAGAAGAAAACCGGTgtagggcttggggtgggttttgctttgggtGTGCTACTTCCAAGGcgtcactgctgcacatggttttgctttctagacctgcctttggaagagcaaagtggccctgcaggcagaggagaccagggccaccaggcagaagccattctgcatgcatccccctctctgggtgtcctcaaaggagctgggggagacatgGTGGCGGAGTCCAAAACGACAGAGGtatgtcagctctgctccacaagcaccgtgacagtGTCTCTCGGGTAGGAGGGTAGTTTCTGAGGAGGCCAAGTAGCTGCTGGGCCTCCTCCGGCCAGCCGATggcttgtgtgtttggggttcctcctcctcccccacggAATCATACGTTgtatggaaaactggaaaggtcctttctcaaatgcattaagcatgtgcttaatccaaccaaatacctacaaaaagacAGCGGGGAGTAGCTGTCAACTTGAGAGGGCTTTTGCTCGgatcctacttcatcacagtttcatcaagtctgttttggggcaggtggactgtgcaaaatgtggatgcatgatgcaaagcagcatcttccccagagaGCTAAGGTGGTAATTTGGCAAGCAGTcccttactactccaggccgtcccttgccacccctgAACTCCAACAATTCTGGTTTaggcacctccagctttgcctccagccaccctcgagagcacggc
This DNA window, taken from Buteo buteo unplaced genomic scaffold, bButBut1.hap1.1 HAP1_SCAFFOLD_62, whole genome shotgun sequence, encodes the following:
- the LOC142027844 gene encoding T-cell activation Rho GTPase-activating protein-like, with the protein product MRTGPPSSSSGPAAPASPLSGECHGQAGDVPKHTRTIMRTASALRAEPGLVPSKGLRRSRRAAEGDFATHRGVPRSCGDGGLGSSPPARSSLWGSALATAVGRQLLGQATVLLPLLQELLAVLRREGPSTEGIFRKAASGTELRELREALDRDADVDLGNQPALLLAAVLKDFLRSIPDKLLVTHLYEDWMAAMERTSKEEKVSELKAVAEKLPAANLFLLKRLLSLLQHIGRNAATSRMSCSNLAICLGPNLLSPPDEELLPLQAMLEVTEKVNTLALFMIENCGDIVGEEVAGRSCPSAGESPAPTDGATGAVFLLLAEPL